The Plasmodium yoelii strain 17X genome assembly, chromosome: 4 genome has a window encoding:
- a CDS encoding ras-related protein RAB7, putative, whose amino-acid sequence MSNKKRTILKVIILGDSGVGKTSLMNQYVNKKFTNQYKATIGADFLTKETVVDNEQLTMQIWDTAGQERFQSLGVAFYRGADCCVLVFDLTNYKTYESLESWKDEFLIQASPKDPENFPFVIIGNKVDETNKRKVQSVKVLQWCKANNNIPYFETSAKNAINVDQAFDEIARKAMKQELQEEQIYLPETFTLNSQNDQKIYKSRCC is encoded by the exons ATGTCAAATAAAAAGAGAACCATTTTAAAAGTTATCATTCTTGGGGATAGTGG TGTTGGAAAAACATCATTAATGAATCAATACGTAAATAAAAAGTTTACGAACCAATACAAGGCTACAA tTGGAGCAGATTTTTTAACAAAGGAAACAGTAGTTGACAATGAGCAATTAACTATGCAG ATATGGGATACAGCAGGACAGGAGCGCTTTCAAAGTTTAGGCGTGGCCTTTTATAGGGGAGCAGATTGTTGTGTATTAGTTTTTGATTTAACAAATTACAAAACCTATGAATCTTTAGAATCTTGGAAAGATGAATTTCTAATACaa GCAAGTCCAAAGGATCCTGAAAATTTTCCCTTTGTTATAATTGGAAATAAAGTTGATGaaacaaataaaagaaaa gTTCAATCTGTAAAAGTTTTGCAATGGTGTAAAGCAAATAACAATATACCATATTTTGAGACAAGTGCCAAAAATGCAATTAATGTTGATCAAGCATTTGATGAAATAGCAAGAAAGGCTATGAAACAAGAACTTCAAGAAGAGCAAAT ATATTTACCAGAAACCTTTACCTTAAATAGCCAAAATgatcaaaaaatatacaaaagcCGCTGCTGTTAA
- a CDS encoding protein RER1, putative — MEEAEVPVPDLLKKLINTHNYYIDKTTLYLKTRWFSLLGLFIIYVLRVYYVTGFYVVSYALSIFLLNLFLRFLTPHNIEEIYEQYENENNGLLLPMKQVNEQKRDNNPDDKKEFRPFLRKLNEFKFWLYSTRAILLSIVCTFFPFLDIPVFWPLLLFYFICLFLATMKEQIKNMIRFKYLPFNTSTKQTYGSIVRGNGRNK, encoded by the exons atggaagaaGCTGAAGTACCTGTTCCcgatttattaaaaaagctAATTAACACGCACAACTATTATATAGACAAAACTACTTTATATTTGAAAACCAGATGGTTTTCATTACTGggtttatttattatatatgtacttAGGGTTTATTACGTAACCGGATTTTATGTTGTATCGTATGcattatcaatttttttgttaaatttatttttaaggtTTTTAACCCCCCACAATATtgaagaaatatatgaacagTATGAAAATGAGAATAATGGGTTATTGCTTCCTATGAAACAAGTCAACGAACAAAAAAGAGATAATAATCCTGATGACAAAAAAGAATTTAGACCATTTTTAAGGAAattaaatgaatttaaattttGGTTATATTCAACGAGAGCTATTTTGTTATCAATAGTTTGCacatttttcccatttttagACATACCTGTATTTTGGCCCttattacttttttattttatatgtttatttttggCTACTATGAAGGagcaaattaaaaatatgatcagatttaaatatttacctTTTAACACat cTACCAAACAAACTTATGGTTCCATTGTTCGGGGGAATGGAAGAAACAAATAA